One stretch of Chitinophaga pendula DNA includes these proteins:
- a CDS encoding ATP-binding response regulator, whose product MPRCQLVAEQTQQQLLNIRNAHKNVFTNRNAKQTELTNHPDLKARFMLNSNVMPQKASSHTMIWKDGLTRLRLAGISRTSDEDARRIIIVNTLSLFTFALCLVFGTAIALVAGNLNILFPAYFEALGFAGVIWLNARRHPRAAAVCMHLLYNGSAICFGILFGALTEVQLLAVFLGGTALLVFKGNMRIWCIGITVLTILLLEINFYTEIITPITTDRHLIFVIRWITTSCIIAVNALIIYFYVRYNDSLLYTMKVYSENLEELVRDRTRDAENANEAKSVFVREICHEIRNPLNGMYGISQLLLMDSIKNNIPAHQAALIQDLYAANHNTLEIINNSLELASIEAGKKAQIHETSLRIREWISNICNTYQYISNTRAVRLVLEVDDTVPAIILGDRIILTQIVNNLLSNAIKFTAPHTSVHLRIHADIHHWYLTVTDKGSGISREKLDKIFDPFVKETATFLSGTGLGLPITKRLTSVLQGKISVDSEPGKGACFQVQLPLTAAPENVGDTGDQLLDFAPLPHKKVLLIEDNRLNQIVMGRFFQNIGCEIAFAGNGLEGLRKAATVLPDIILLDMHMPEMGGIDTLKHLKANPALQHIPVFASSGDAFTDAITAAMNAGASEYLTKPIDFRTLYALLYRYLS is encoded by the coding sequence ATGCCCCGATGCCAGCTGGTAGCAGAGCAAACACAACAACAACTCCTCAACATCCGGAATGCGCATAAAAACGTATTTACTAATAGGAATGCTAAACAAACAGAACTAACTAATCATCCGGACCTCAAAGCCCGTTTCATGCTTAACAGCAATGTGATGCCCCAAAAAGCCTCATCCCATACTATGATATGGAAAGATGGGTTGACCCGATTACGCCTGGCCGGTATATCCCGCACCAGCGACGAAGATGCACGCCGTATCATCATCGTCAACACCCTGAGCCTCTTCACATTCGCCCTGTGCTTGGTCTTCGGTACCGCCATCGCCCTTGTCGCAGGTAATCTTAATATATTGTTCCCCGCCTATTTCGAAGCACTCGGATTTGCAGGTGTCATCTGGCTCAACGCCCGGCGTCACCCCCGCGCCGCCGCCGTCTGCATGCACCTGCTCTACAATGGCTCCGCCATCTGCTTCGGCATCCTTTTCGGCGCATTGACAGAAGTGCAACTGCTGGCCGTATTCCTCGGCGGCACCGCCCTCCTCGTCTTTAAAGGCAACATGCGCATCTGGTGCATCGGTATCACCGTACTGACCATCCTTCTCCTCGAAATCAATTTCTATACTGAGATCATCACCCCCATCACCACCGACAGACACCTCATCTTCGTCATCCGGTGGATCACCACCAGCTGCATCATCGCCGTCAATGCACTGATCATCTATTTTTATGTCCGGTACAACGACTCCCTCCTGTATACCATGAAAGTATACAGCGAAAACCTCGAAGAACTGGTACGCGACCGCACCCGCGATGCAGAAAATGCCAACGAAGCCAAAAGCGTATTTGTCCGCGAAATATGCCATGAGATCAGAAATCCCCTCAATGGTATGTACGGCATCAGCCAACTGCTGCTCATGGATAGCATCAAAAACAATATCCCCGCCCATCAGGCAGCCCTCATACAAGACCTCTACGCCGCCAATCACAATACCCTGGAGATCATCAACAACTCCCTCGAGCTGGCCAGCATCGAAGCAGGCAAAAAAGCGCAGATCCATGAGACCTCATTACGCATCCGTGAATGGATCAGCAACATCTGCAATACCTACCAGTATATCAGCAACACCCGCGCCGTACGACTCGTGCTGGAAGTAGATGATACCGTTCCCGCCATCATCCTCGGCGATCGTATCATCCTCACCCAGATCGTCAACAACCTCCTCTCCAACGCCATCAAGTTCACCGCCCCACATACCAGCGTACACCTCCGTATCCACGCCGATATCCACCACTGGTACCTCACCGTCACCGATAAAGGTAGTGGCATCAGCCGCGAAAAACTGGATAAGATATTCGACCCCTTCGTCAAAGAAACCGCCACTTTCCTCAGCGGCACCGGCCTGGGACTACCCATCACCAAACGCCTCACCAGCGTATTACAGGGAAAGATCTCTGTAGACAGCGAACCAGGAAAAGGCGCATGCTTCCAGGTACAACTGCCCCTCACCGCCGCTCCCGAAAATGTTGGCGATACCGGCGATCAACTACTCGACTTCGCCCCTCTCCCGCATAAAAAAGTACTCCTGATAGAAGACAATCGCCTCAACCAGATCGTAATGGGACGTTTCTTCCAGAACATCGGTTGCGAAATCGCCTTCGCCGGCAACGGCCTGGAAGGCCTCCGCAAAGCCGCCACCGTCCTGCCCGATATCATCCTCCTCGATATGCATATGCCCGAAATGGGCGGCATCGACACACTAAAACATCTCAAAGCAAATCCCGCCCTGCAACACATCCCCGTATTCGCTTCCTCCGGCGATGCCTTCACCGATGCCATCACCGCCGCCATGAACGCCGGCGCCAGCGAATACCTGACCAAACCCATCGACTTCCGGACTCTTTATGCCTTGCTGTACAGGTACTTATCCTGA
- a CDS encoding response regulator, giving the protein MRTIMHSDYKFSSVLLVDDDIDDRTIFSEVLKDIDQALTCNTASNGEDALTQLENGLRPDIIFLDLNMPRINGKQFLQEIKKQEDLQDIPVIIYTTSSEVQDKKETQQLGASGYFTKPSNIRTLEQKLRKTLLGQLSEFEL; this is encoded by the coding sequence TTGCGAACAATTATGCATTCTGATTACAAATTTAGTTCTGTTTTACTGGTAGATGATGACATCGATGACCGCACCATCTTTTCTGAGGTGCTGAAAGATATCGATCAGGCCCTCACCTGTAATACCGCATCCAACGGAGAAGATGCCCTGACTCAACTGGAAAACGGACTTCGTCCGGATATCATATTCCTGGACCTCAATATGCCCCGCATCAATGGCAAACAATTCCTCCAGGAAATAAAAAAACAGGAAGACCTGCAGGATATTCCCGTTATCATCTATACGACCTCCTCGGAAGTACAGGATAAAAAAGAAACCCAACAACTGGGCGCCAGTGGTTACTTTACGAAGCCAAGTAATATCCGCACCCTGGAACAGAAACTGCGGAAAACACTCCTCGGCCAGCTCAGCGAATTCGAACTGTAA
- a CDS encoding response regulator codes for MACLLYFATQTLYRQTQEIAVIDRLLKQVDRSVAILRLVDELQQERRSAVLFIMHGKDPDGVLLQQSKTDAFIAGLQQNYGASLGRFESYTMLNTLSQRRAAIRKRELSQNEVINYYTNVISRLQSLSVTDVPELEPLEDIRQQLLGQQLLTEMATNLGIVRMDLYYLIMKGESWPSEIGGVMNHYELFHSLTAEFKEKAAVQDIKEYERRLASDSVRPIIAYIDNVIRQRTIDTTKLSPEVWWRTSADAVDNIKTLQRQMVKTVIEKAREVHQRELNTRNRNLVIVVLIIFIVIWIVFYTIRTISDILGELRVAAEQIADGVTGLKLDITSKDAIGSLGRSLKRIDHANSALAAAAVSIGRGDFSVLVNPRSERDELGTAVMQMKEDLQQLRWQNEQKIWIQTGISRINGTLLEDRELAKLCEDAMRELVDYLHAQTAAFYVTQRKALHLTASYALPASRPAPVMVMEGTTLAGQVMVSREPLYLEHKTPAHLQVESALMHTAPSYLLVLPLVYAGTVEGVVEIAALQPFPSAMMEYAVEAGENIAVAIRSAKSRDRQQELLEETQSQAEELQTQHTEMENLNAELEAQTQKLQASEEELRVQQEELMQSNHELEERSRLLEEKNQLIIERNLEIQQKAEELALSTKYKSEFLANMSHELRTPLNSILLLSRLLSENHEQNLNKDQVEYSQVIQSSGKGLLTLIDEILDLSKIESGKMELEYGNLYLAELLQDLRQLFVPIAVDKGLELILQVDERLPAYIETDRVRLEQVLKNLLSNALKFTSAGQVRLHIVPNARKGDMVDFVVKDSGIGIPEDKQQVIFEAFQQADGSTRRKYGGTGLGLSISRELTRLLGGVITLESESGTGSTFTISIPMSKLAANHPTPAAAWELPPDMITPEAPATDRNVPSTFVTSFIPEGVEDDRESITADDKAILIIEDDRAFAKALLDFTREKGYKGIVSVRGDEGLELARQYKPAGILLDILLPVKDGWQVMDELKSDWQTRAIPVHMMSSLEMKKESISKGAIDFITKPIDQEQMQHLFEKLEHVLNRTSRKVLIVEDNPQHAKALAYFLGTFNVSAEISSNLQQGVNALHSNEVDCVILDMGIPDMNAYQTLEAVKANEGLENLPVIIFTGKSLSKPEEQRIRQYADSIVIKTAHSYQRMLDEVSLFLHLVEENNNGTSQLAARFSKLSGMGEVLHDKKVLIADDDVRNIFSLSKALEKHKMEILSAVDGREALQQMNDHPEIDIVLMDMMMPEMDGYEAIAHIRKDPRFKYLPIIAVTAKAMMGDREKCIQAGASDYISKPVDVDQLLSLLRVWLYDRTARKP; via the coding sequence TTGGCCTGTCTGCTGTATTTTGCAACCCAGACCCTATATCGCCAGACCCAGGAGATCGCTGTAATAGACCGTTTATTAAAGCAAGTGGACCGTTCGGTGGCCATTCTACGATTGGTAGATGAGCTGCAACAGGAGCGGCGTAGTGCCGTGTTGTTCATTATGCACGGGAAGGATCCGGATGGGGTGTTATTGCAACAATCGAAAACGGACGCATTTATAGCAGGGTTGCAACAGAATTATGGCGCCAGCCTGGGCCGTTTTGAGTCTTATACGATGCTGAACACGCTTTCCCAACGGCGTGCAGCGATTCGCAAGCGTGAGTTGTCTCAAAACGAGGTGATCAATTACTACACCAATGTTATTTCCCGTTTACAATCCTTATCTGTTACTGATGTGCCCGAATTGGAGCCGTTGGAGGATATCCGCCAGCAGTTGCTCGGGCAGCAGTTGCTGACGGAGATGGCGACTAACCTGGGGATCGTGCGGATGGATCTCTACTATCTGATCATGAAAGGGGAGAGCTGGCCCAGCGAGATTGGCGGGGTGATGAATCATTATGAGCTTTTCCATTCGTTGACAGCGGAGTTTAAGGAGAAAGCGGCGGTGCAGGATATTAAAGAATATGAGCGCCGGCTGGCCAGCGACAGTGTACGGCCTATTATTGCCTATATAGACAATGTGATCCGTCAGCGTACGATTGATACGACGAAGCTATCGCCTGAAGTGTGGTGGCGGACTTCTGCCGATGCGGTAGACAATATCAAAACGCTGCAGCGGCAGATGGTCAAAACGGTGATTGAAAAGGCCCGTGAAGTACATCAACGTGAGCTGAACACCCGTAACCGTAACCTGGTGATCGTGGTGTTGATCATATTTATCGTGATCTGGATCGTATTCTATACTATCCGGACGATCTCTGATATTCTGGGAGAGTTGAGAGTTGCGGCTGAACAGATAGCTGATGGGGTGACGGGGCTGAAACTGGATATTACTTCCAAGGATGCGATCGGTAGTCTGGGGCGTTCGCTGAAACGTATCGACCATGCCAACAGTGCGCTGGCAGCGGCGGCGGTGTCGATAGGGAGAGGCGACTTCAGTGTGCTGGTGAATCCGCGTAGTGAGCGGGATGAACTTGGCACTGCGGTGATGCAGATGAAAGAGGACCTGCAGCAGCTACGCTGGCAGAATGAGCAGAAGATATGGATACAGACGGGTATTAGCCGGATCAACGGCACTTTGCTGGAGGATCGGGAGCTGGCGAAATTGTGTGAGGATGCCATGCGGGAGCTGGTAGACTACCTGCACGCTCAAACGGCTGCATTTTATGTGACGCAGCGGAAGGCTTTACACCTGACGGCCAGTTATGCTTTACCGGCTTCCCGGCCGGCGCCGGTGATGGTGATGGAGGGTACTACGCTGGCCGGCCAGGTGATGGTAAGCCGGGAGCCATTATACCTCGAACATAAAACTCCGGCACATTTACAGGTGGAGAGTGCGTTGATGCATACGGCACCGTCTTACCTGCTGGTATTACCTTTAGTGTATGCGGGCACGGTAGAGGGAGTAGTAGAAATAGCGGCTTTACAGCCATTCCCATCGGCGATGATGGAGTATGCGGTGGAAGCCGGGGAGAACATAGCGGTGGCGATCCGCTCGGCGAAGAGCCGGGATCGTCAGCAGGAGTTGCTGGAAGAGACGCAGTCGCAGGCGGAAGAGTTGCAGACGCAGCATACGGAAATGGAGAACCTGAATGCGGAGCTGGAAGCTCAGACACAGAAGTTACAGGCATCCGAGGAGGAGCTGCGAGTGCAGCAGGAAGAGCTGATGCAATCGAATCATGAGCTGGAGGAACGTAGCCGTTTGCTGGAAGAGAAGAACCAGCTGATCATCGAACGTAACCTGGAAATCCAGCAGAAAGCGGAGGAGCTGGCGCTGAGCACGAAATACAAATCAGAGTTCCTGGCTAATATGTCGCATGAGCTGCGGACGCCATTGAACTCTATCCTGTTGTTGTCCAGGTTGTTGTCGGAGAATCATGAGCAGAACCTGAACAAGGACCAGGTAGAATATTCGCAGGTGATACAGAGTTCCGGTAAGGGGCTGCTGACGCTGATCGATGAGATACTGGATCTGTCGAAGATAGAGTCTGGTAAGATGGAGCTGGAGTATGGTAACCTGTACCTGGCAGAGTTATTACAGGACCTGCGGCAGTTGTTCGTGCCAATTGCAGTGGATAAAGGGCTGGAGTTGATATTGCAGGTGGATGAACGTTTGCCTGCTTATATAGAGACTGACCGGGTGCGGTTGGAGCAGGTATTGAAAAACCTGTTGTCCAATGCGTTGAAGTTTACTTCTGCGGGTCAAGTGCGTTTACATATAGTACCTAATGCACGGAAAGGAGATATGGTAGATTTTGTGGTGAAGGACAGTGGTATTGGTATTCCGGAGGATAAGCAGCAGGTGATCTTTGAGGCTTTTCAGCAGGCGGACGGTTCTACCCGTCGTAAATATGGCGGTACGGGATTAGGGTTGTCTATCAGCCGTGAGCTGACCCGATTGCTGGGAGGGGTGATCACACTGGAAAGTGAGTCAGGTACGGGTAGTACATTTACGATCAGTATACCCATGTCCAAGCTGGCGGCCAATCACCCTACGCCGGCGGCAGCCTGGGAATTACCTCCTGATATGATCACACCGGAGGCTCCTGCGACGGACCGTAATGTGCCCTCTACCTTTGTGACCAGCTTCATCCCCGAGGGAGTGGAAGACGACCGGGAGTCGATAACAGCTGATGACAAAGCGATCCTGATCATCGAAGACGACCGGGCCTTTGCGAAAGCGTTGCTGGACTTCACCCGTGAAAAGGGATATAAAGGCATTGTATCCGTACGCGGTGACGAGGGCCTGGAACTGGCCCGTCAGTATAAACCAGCTGGCATACTCTTGGATATATTATTGCCCGTAAAAGACGGCTGGCAGGTAATGGATGAATTAAAATCTGACTGGCAGACGCGGGCGATACCGGTACATATGATGTCGTCACTGGAGATGAAGAAGGAAAGCATCAGTAAGGGAGCTATCGACTTTATCACCAAGCCGATCGATCAGGAGCAGATGCAGCATCTGTTTGAAAAACTGGAGCATGTATTGAACCGTACGTCCCGCAAAGTGTTGATCGTAGAGGATAATCCGCAGCATGCGAAAGCGCTGGCTTACTTCCTGGGCACTTTCAATGTGTCGGCAGAGATCAGCAGTAACCTGCAGCAAGGGGTGAATGCCTTGCACAGCAACGAGGTAGATTGCGTGATACTGGACATGGGTATTCCCGATATGAATGCTTATCAGACATTGGAGGCTGTGAAGGCGAATGAAGGGCTGGAGAACCTGCCTGTTATTATTTTTACGGGTAAGTCGTTATCGAAACCGGAGGAGCAACGGATACGTCAGTATGCTGACAGTATCGTGATCAAGACGGCGCATTCGTATCAAAGGATGCTGGATGAGGTGTCATTGTTCCTGCACCTGGTAGAGGAGAACAATAACGGTACTTCGCAGCTGGCAGCCCGATTCAGCAAGCTGTCGGGTATGGGCGAGGTGCTGCATGATAAGAAGGTACTGATTGCCGACGATGATGTGCGTAATATCTTCTCTCTGTCGAAAGCGCTGGAGAAACATAAGATGGAGATACTGTCTGCGGTGGATGGCCGGGAGGCATTGCAACAGATGAACGATCATCCGGAGATAGACATCGTGTTAATGGATATGATGATGCCGGAGATGGACGGGTATGAAGCGATTGCTCATATCCGGAAGGATCCGCGGTTCAAATACCTGCCTATCATCGCTGTTACGGCTAAAGCGATGATGGGGGACCGGGAGAAATGTATACAGGCCGGCGCGTCGGATTATATTTCTAAACCTGTAGATGTTGACCAGCTATTATCCTTACTACGGGTATGGCTATATGACAGGACGGCGCGTAAACCCTGA
- a CDS encoding response regulator, which yields MKVLIIDDDTRNIFALRAVLRSRGFEILTANGAEEGIHLLLQQQQPVNVVLMDIMMPDMDGYEAIGRIRAEAGIAQTPVVAVTAQAMVGDREKCLAAGANAYISKPIDIDDLLKILAMYQ from the coding sequence ATGAAAGTGCTGATCATAGATGATGATACCCGTAATATTTTTGCGTTGCGGGCGGTGTTGCGATCGAGAGGTTTTGAAATATTAACAGCTAACGGAGCTGAAGAAGGCATTCATTTACTGTTACAACAGCAGCAGCCGGTAAATGTGGTGTTGATGGACATCATGATGCCTGACATGGATGGATATGAGGCGATCGGGCGTATCAGGGCAGAGGCGGGTATTGCGCAGACCCCGGTGGTAGCTGTAACGGCGCAGGCGATGGTCGGCGACCGGGAGAAGTGCCTAGCTGCGGGGGCTAATGCGTACATTTCCAAACCCATAGATATTGATGACCTACTAAAGATACTGGCTATGTATCAATGA
- a CDS encoding CheR family methyltransferase → MSEMEELNYIKDEEVAALLNDMMEFYGYDFTNYSHASIKRRINRVFFKDRFPSFAELRYRVRTDPAFLTYLVEEITVNVTEMFRDPTFYQALRSEVLPVLATYPFIRIWHAGCSTGEEVYSMAIMLEEMNLLQKSIIYATDLNQGVLERARKGFFPLSQMQQYSQNYMLAGGQNEFSRYYSANYEYAKFREDLGNKIIFAAHNLVTDRSFNEFQLIVCRNVLIYFNRTLQDDVLQLFSESLDQLGYLALGSKETLKFTRVSPQFKKIEGKEKIWRKIAK, encoded by the coding sequence ATGAGCGAGATGGAAGAACTGAACTACATAAAGGACGAAGAGGTGGCCGCCTTGTTGAATGACATGATGGAGTTCTACGGGTATGATTTTACAAATTATTCGCATGCTTCCATTAAGAGAAGGATCAATCGTGTGTTTTTTAAGGATCGTTTTCCCAGTTTTGCAGAATTACGTTACCGGGTACGTACTGATCCGGCATTTTTGACTTACCTGGTGGAGGAGATTACGGTAAATGTAACGGAGATGTTCCGTGACCCTACATTTTACCAGGCATTAAGAAGTGAGGTATTGCCGGTATTGGCTACCTATCCTTTTATCCGTATCTGGCATGCCGGTTGTTCTACCGGAGAGGAAGTGTATTCGATGGCGATCATGCTGGAAGAGATGAACCTGTTGCAGAAATCTATCATTTACGCGACGGATCTCAACCAGGGCGTCCTGGAGCGGGCGCGGAAGGGATTTTTTCCGTTGTCGCAGATGCAACAGTATTCTCAGAACTATATGCTGGCTGGCGGGCAGAATGAGTTTTCCCGTTATTATTCTGCCAATTATGAATATGCCAAGTTCCGGGAGGACCTGGGTAACAAGATCATCTTTGCGGCGCATAATCTGGTGACGGACCGCTCTTTTAATGAGTTTCAGCTGATCGTGTGCCGGAATGTGCTGATCTATTTCAATAGGACTTTGCAGGACGACGTATTACAATTGTTCAGCGAGAGCCTGGACCAACTGGGATATCTGGCATTGGGGTCGAAGGAGACGTTAAAGTTCACCAGGGTGTCGCCACAATTCAAAAAGATCGAGGGTAAGGAAAAAATATGGAGGAAGATAGCTAAATGA
- a CDS encoding chemotaxis protein CheB: MKADIRLLVIGGSAGSLDAILQILPGLDVALPLSIIIVLHRRNDQDSVLSDLLSAKTRLEVREVEEKDLLKPGVIYIAPSDYHLLVEQDHTLTLDYSEKLHYSRPSIDITFAAAADIYGAALACLLLSGANADGAAALHEAGKKGALTIVQDPADAEVPYMPQYALTLGKVAHVLKAAEMAVFINSLGARKATR; this comes from the coding sequence ATGAAAGCAGACATCAGATTATTAGTCATAGGCGGATCGGCGGGTAGCTTGGATGCTATTCTGCAGATACTACCTGGGTTGGATGTGGCGCTTCCATTGTCTATCATTATCGTATTGCACCGCCGTAATGACCAGGATTCCGTATTGTCGGACCTGCTCAGCGCGAAGACAAGGCTGGAGGTCCGGGAAGTGGAAGAGAAAGACCTGCTGAAGCCGGGAGTGATCTATATTGCTCCTTCAGACTATCACCTGCTGGTAGAGCAAGATCACACCCTTACATTAGACTATTCAGAAAAGCTGCACTACAGCCGGCCGAGCATTGACATTACCTTTGCTGCGGCCGCAGATATCTATGGCGCAGCATTAGCCTGCCTGTTACTGTCCGGCGCTAACGCTGACGGTGCTGCTGCCTTACACGAGGCTGGCAAGAAAGGCGCTTTAACTATAGTACAGGACCCTGCAGATGCAGAGGTACCTTATATGCCGCAATATGCCCTGACCCTGGGCAAAGTAGCTCATGTGCTCAAGG